Below is a window of Arabidopsis thaliana chromosome 2, partial sequence DNA.
ATCCCTTTCGTTTCAAAGATCTGCCTTTTACAGCTTATGGATCTATGGAGAGATTAATGATACTTTACGAGAATGTAAGCAATAGAGCCTCATCTTCTGGCATAATACACAACTCTTCGGATTGCTTAGAGAACTCATTCATAACAACTGCACAAGAGAAATGGGGAGTTCCGGTATACCCGGTTGGTCCACTCCATATGACCAATTCCGCAATGTCATGTCCAAGtttatttgaagaagaaagaaactgtCTTGAATggcttgagaagcaagaaacaaGCTCAGTGATCTACATAAGCATGGGGAGCTTGGCGATGACACAAGATATAGAGGCTGTGGAGATGGCCATGGGATTTGTCCAGAGTAATCAACCCTTCTTGTGGGTGATCCGACCAGGCTCTATAAACGGACAAGAATCTTTAGACTTCTTACCGGAACAGTTCAACCAAACGGTGACCGATGGAAGAGGTTTTGTTGTGAAATGGGCCCCACAAAAAGAGGTATTAAGGCATAGAGCAGTGGGAGGGTTTTGGAACCATGGTGGATGGAACTCGTGCTTGGAGAGCATAAGCAGTGGTGTACCAATGATTTGTAGGCCGTATTCTGGTGATCAGAGGGTGAATACTCGACTTATGTCACATGTTTGGCAAACCGCGTATGAGATCGAAGGTGAATTGGAAAGAGGAGCTGTTGAGATGGCCGTGAGGAGGCTCATTGTGGATCAAGAAGGTCAGGAGATGAGAATGAGAGCCACCATATTGAAGGAAGAGGTTGAAGCCTCTGTCACAACCGAAGGCTCTTCTCACAATTCTTTAAACAATTTGGTCCATGCAATAATGATGCAAATTGACGAACAATGATAAGTGGTAAATTTGGTGAGAACGAAATTACGTGTGTggtgttttaatttttaaataaaaatatgtgtttgAAGTAATAGCGGTTTTTgatgaataaattttacattcatcCAAAAAAATACAGCAATTTTGTATTGTTCTTAAGTTCTTAATGGTTGAAGCTAATTTTAGGATACAATGATATTTTCATTGGTGTTAATAACAAGCCAGTTTTTGACATGTGCCAAGTGTGTATTTGCGTACGTAGGATCCAATCTTCTTTGCAATTTTATTTGTAGCTATTAAGgaatatttgtaaataatttatagtttttataaaataaacatgtaaGAGCATACTCACTAAACAATTCTTGATCGGTATCTTTACtatatattagtaaataaaatttaagacATTATCTTTCCAGTGTCTAAAATGTCTTCCTAAAGACACAAATGTAATGCTAAAAGACACTTCCCATTTTTTAAtagggaaaaatgtcaaaaaaagcGCGAACTTTAAAATTTGGGACGATAAAAGCATGAACTTTcgaaatgtcatttaaatcataaaatttcatttgactttttaaaaaaattgtcaagTTTCGTTGACTTGACCATTTTGGGCACGTCGTTAAATTTCCGTTAACAGCATTAACTTTCTGTTACAAATTTCTGTTAAAtcgaaacgacgtcgtttttaGATCtccaaaacgacgtcgtttcattagaaaataatgatgCAAAATCCGCGTCCGCAATGGCTCGAACATATGACCTATTGGATTCATATAGGGCAATATACCGCTGAGCTACGACAataatttacaataataaCAAACATTGCATACATATACTAACCaatataatatactattaattaaaaatatatgcaattaattaaaaataacaaaattaaaaaatatatattaaataaacttaccataatatattttaaatttcaaatatttaattatatatataaagacatcttctatatttgaaaaattatagaTCTCTCTAGAATTCACATAAGTctttgcaattgtatttttggAATagataaaaactgaaaaactgaaaattgaaaataatttgcatAAGTCTTTTCtattgtattttctaaatttggaatacttaaaaattgaaaactaaaaataatttctcaaatataaaaaacatctatatagaaatttaatatttcaaatttcaaaatatatatgtatggtaggtatatttaaaaactttgtatatatttgtttttttgtagttttgtaatatataatttattgtatatattttaaattaattgtatagttttatttgttagtatatatatgctatgttttttttttatcaaactgTTCTCGTAGCTCAGCGGTAGATTGTCCTTTAGGAGTCCAATAGGTCAGATGTTCGATTCCATGTGAATGCGGATTTAGCATCATTATTTTCTAacgaaacgacgtcgttttggaAGCTCCAAAACGtccaaaacgacgtcgtttcgaTTTAACAGAAATTTCTAACAGAAGGTTAACCCCGTTAACGGAAATTTAACGACGTGCCCAAAATGACCAAGTCAACGAAActtgacaatttttttaaaaagtcaaacGAAACTTTGTGATTTAAATGACAATTCgaaagttcatgtttttttcgtcccaaatttgaaagttcgcgcattttttgacatttttccctttttttatcatattttttattagttttttatttaaagacACCCACACATAATGATCAATGTGGATGCTCTTACATGCCTACAAAACAAACCTATTTTATAGTTCTTCTTTGGGTTTTCAAATGTTCTTATAATAGAGATTGTGTATAGATTGAGCATTATCGatccaaatatataaaaagagaaagaaaaaaatatatatgatttataccCATTCATTGTTTTATAATGATCGGTAGACGttgaaaacccaaaaatgataaaattagtAGTAGCTAATTGAGTTCTAGAAATAAGGTTTGTAAACctcattagtttttttgaCATGGGATACGACTTAAGACTACTAATTATTAATTGTTCTATTTCTGTTGACACTTATTTTAAGAGGAAATCGACcctgtttctatttttagggaagaaataaatagtaaaagaTTGCTAGGAGTtagaatattaattttgtaagATGTTAGATGTGAAGTAACAAAAGAATGCCAAATATAGATTAAGTTGACGGACACGGTGGTGAACCAATGAATTTTCACatcaataatcaaaaaaaggtttaacCAATCATTCATCTATTTGCTTCCTGCCACAACTATATTTGCATCACCCCATTGTTCTTAAGCTAAAACCAAACCCCTTTCAATctcaaatctaattttaaatctaccttttcttttgtttttttctctcctcaCAAATTACTCAATTTatagttgttaattttttgAGGAGAACAAGAAGGTGGTAGtattatttcaaaatgtttACGGAAGCTGATAGCATTCCTAGGGCAAAATATGCCAACATGATGCATTCTGATCCGAATCTTTCCTCCACGATGACCCAACAAACAGAGGAAGAGTACGGTATACGCAATAGCAGTGCATCTGCGGTTGGCACGGGGATGTATGATAGAATGAGTTGCGAAGGTTCTCCAATGATGATGTCTCCTTGGAACCAAGCAACTCCATTTACTCAAACACAATGGTCTACTGTAGAAGAAAACCTACCCCAAAATGGCCTTATTGGCTCGCTTGTCCGTGAAGAAGGTCACATCTATTCATTAGCGGCCACAAAAGATCTTCTTTATACTGGCTCTGATAGCAAAAACATACGTGTGTGGAAGAATCTAAAGGAGTTCAGTGCATTCAAATGTAACAGTGGATTGGTTAAGGCCATTGTGATTTCAGGGGAGAAGATTTTCACAGGTCACCAAGACGGAAAGATTCGAGTTTGGAAAGTCTCCCCTAAGAACCAGAGCTTGCACAAACGTTCTGGAACATTACCAACTTTGAAAGATATATTCAAGGCATCTCTCAAACCAAGAAACTATGTTGAGGTGAAGAAACACCGCACTGCTCTCTGGATCAAACACGCCGATGCTGTTTCATGTTTAAGCCTAAATGATGAGCAAGGGTTGTTGTATTCTGCTTCATGGGACCGGACCATTAAGGTGTGGAGGATTGCTGATTCAAAATGTCTAGAATCAATCCCAGCTCATGATGATGCTGTAAACTCGGTGGTATCAACAACGGAAGCGATTGTTTTCTCTGGATCAGCCGATGGGACAGTCAAGGCATGGAAGAGAGACCAACAAGGAAAATACACAAAGCATACACTAATGCAAACATTAACAAAGCAAGAAAGCGCAGTCACAGCTTTGGCTGTAAGCAAGAATGGTGCGGCAGTGTACTTTGGTTCGAGTGATGGTTTGGTCAATTTTTGGGAGAGGGAGAAACAGTTGAACTACGGTGGTATTCTCAAGGGCCACAAGCTTGCTGTTCTTTGCCTAGAAGTGGCAGGGAGTCTTGTTTTTAGCGGATCTGCTGATAAGACAATATGTGTGTGGAAGAGAGATGGAAATATTCATACATGCCTCTCTGTACTAACAGGTCACACAGGTCCTGTGAAATGTTTGGCAGTAGAAGCAGACCGTGAAGCCTCCGAACGTCGGGACAAAAAATGGATTGTATATAGTGGAAGCTTGGATAAGTCAGTAAAAGTATGGGGAGTTTCAGAATCTTTCATTGACATGAACCAGATGAGTATGAtgcaacagcaacaacagcaacatGTTATATCACATTCTGAACCATTCATGTCTGATGGCAGTTTCTCTTCATCAGCTGGTGGAGCTAGCAGCCATCGAAGACACTAATCATGGTTTGTGATTTGACCATCAAATACCAACTGTGTCTGAAttattcatttgtttgttgttaaatttgaatggaaagaaaaagaaagaaaaatctagtTATGATGCAGTGTTGTACAATATGGAGGTGAGTTTgaactaattttttctttttcttttttatcataaaggtttgttgtaatttttttatattttgtgatgAAAACCTGTAACTCTATCAAACttcataataattaattttgttgtaaaCTTAGATAGGAGTTCATGCATTTCATAAGcgttttcttcaaatttttacTGTGGttaattcaaaaacaaataatcacTCAAGTTatattctttcaaaaaaataaaaattagtagaatatttaaataaaaattttgtttacgtgtcttttattatattacagtatattttaaagtataattataaaattaagcGGCATcaataaacacaaattttaattttttttttaatatttacttGTCGAATGcacattaaattaaaattaaaatgattcatattcatatgtctatatatataacttataacaaattatatatatatgttaacatagataattattaataaattttctctcataatttatttagaaaaagaaaaaagaatagaaattGAGTAAAGCGATGAGAAACGTGTGttcagagatatttgataaaaagaagtaaatcCATCTCTGGCCGTAATTGGCTGTGGCAGCCACACCCTCCTTATCCAAAATCTCCTCCTTCCTTAAAaacaatcttctcttcttttgcttctccttTCTTTGAGTCGCTTCACTTCTCTTGCATCCTTCAAACTCATCCACAGGTAATAATATTAATCAACCAATCAATAATCTCTCTTCCAACTTCTCTTCCGATCATAACCATTTCTTGAATCTGtgaatcttgttttctttttcagcaAGGAATGGCGACAGCAGCAGCACCAGCAGTGATTTCATGGACAAGATCAGGCATTGTGTCCAAATCCGGACAAACCCAGAAGAAATCTGAGATGAAAGTTTCTTACATAACTGGACTTAACTCATATGGTGGTCTCAAGGCACAGAACAACAAGGTTGTCTCAATGGGATCACCACTCTGCACAGAACAGTGTTTTGCTAACGTTGTGATGTCTCTCAAAGGAAGAAGAGGTAATGGAGGAGCCTTATCCACCACGTGTAACGCTGTCGGAGAGATTTTCAAGATTGCAGCAATCATGAACGCTCTTACTCTTGTTGGTGTTGCAGTTGGATTCGTTCTTCTTCGAATCGAAACTTCTgttgaagaagctgaagcagaGTAAATAGAGTAAATTGCTgctcttataattatatatttttggttattgttgttgtcaaGCTTTGGTAAAACTTGATGGATACATGTTACATTTGTTTATGAAGAAGCTCTTTTCTTGGTAGATGAAAAAATTGGGAATCCTCACTAATCAGTAACTCTGCATCTACTGTTTTATCCATGCCCTCCATTGCTTCATATATCtcttcatataatttttttgtgaaacttGCTTTAGTGTTGAGAAAATGAACGAGATTGCTTTTTATAATCTACTCCTTTTCCTTTGGACATCATAGGTGtttacattgattttattaggTGAGAATAATCTTGGTTTGTGAGGTAGCCATTCCGGTAAAGTGTTTACATgagataattaaaaatcattgcTGTTGCATTTTTAATGAAACTCTTAGCACGAACATTATTACAGTTAGAATACTAATCGTTAGTTGAGTAATATGAGGGAGCATCCAGGATCAAAAGCATCTTGATTGAGTCCAAAAAAGTTGACtcgaaaaaacacaaactggATGATGTCATTAACAAAATCCCTCATAAAGTACTACTAGAAAACTTAGCAACTTTTTCAGACTAACGGGCGAGTAAAGTGATAAACTCTGACTGGCCACAACCGTAAGCGGCTAGCTTGTAATCAAGACAGACTATGAGGACTCGCATATATGCATCACTCTAGAACGCATCCTTCTTTGGTTGATATGAAATGATTCAAGCAGTGGAGATAACATTAAATGTGCATCAACACTCTCATTCAATGCTATCGAGAAGCATCATTGCGCTTTTCCATTGATTCTAGTAAAATAGTACCCATGCCTCTTTTTTGGTAACTCTTCTCACTTACGGTCAGAGAGATCACATTATCAAGTCTCACCAATCCCGTCTAATTAAAGTTGTAAATAATACTCATTCCGTTCCTTTAATTTAGAGGGCAGAAGCAAGAGAAAATTTTAGGGCCTTTACTTAAACTATTTTTCCTATGAGAATAAATTTTAGAATCTTGCAAAAATATGGACTTATTTGTATAATGATGTTTAATTTGTAGGAGCTAAAATTAGCAAACACTACGTAAAGACAATTGAAATCGATATCATAAACGTTTAAGGAAAGACAAGAGAGGAGTCGAGCTGATGAACTCTTTCTTTAACCCTTTGAATCACTCGTAGTGTGACGGTTTTTGTGTGATTCAAGGATCCCATGATACAACCTCTATAAACTGATGTCGCACCACTCGAAAACAGCTCTAACGAACCAAGTTTCTACGATCCTCTCAAATACTTACTTTCTTAACAAAGAGAGATTGTTGGATATATGTGTTTCTATATGAACGGTGAAATTCTCAATAtgttaagaagaagacatCAAACATGCATATATAGAGGTTTGAGATTGGTTTGATTCTTAAGATCAATCAACCACAACCATCGCAAATCCAGGAGAGGTGGATGATAGGATGAGGCAACTATCTCACAGTGAAACCGAGTCTCAAAGAGacgtgaaacaaaaaagactGATTCTCATGGAAGTATTCAACTCGACCCAACACACTTTTGGAGGTCCAATGATAGTAAAGCCAAATCATTGTGACCCACTTCTCATTCGcacaatttaattttataaagcccacttaactttaaaataaaatttggtcCAACATAATTGAGCCTTACAAAATTGTGGTCTAAAACCATGTTTCATCTAGCTAGTGGCTAGGCTTAGAGGCAACCCTGATAATACTTGATCTAAGATCCACTAACACGATATTCCAACTTTGAAATGTATGCACATCATTAGATGCTATATGACCAAGAAAGATATATTTGACAGAGAAATTTGCTTAGATTTGTCTAATTAATTATCTTCGCTCGAGACTAAGGCAAAACAGTCCACCAACGGTAAGCCTAATAAGTCAatgcatttgtttttttctaagacGTCAATGCATTTCgttctttttttccattgtCCCAAAATACTCATCCTTTTATATTAGAAGAATTTGTAGCcaaattttcgtttttaagtgatgttataaattttacattctaCAAGGTTAATTGTTATTCTTTATTGTTACTGTAAATATTGATgcattttattgttattttaatattatgataactttctaaaattttgtatGCATAATTATGTATAAACATCATCTAAGCgacataagaaaataattttttcgaTCTTGTTAtttacagaaaaataaagaaaacaaattgtacAAAACTCAAGGCACGAGTCCTAATCTTATATTTGGAGATACTATAGGTCACTTCGTAGGTGGTGTTTCGAGATCAAGTTAGCCATTGAAGAAGTCATAATTGTCATCAAAGCAGTAAACAAACGTAAAATGAGGATAAACAATTGATGAAATCATAGAAAAATCACACATAATACGGATATTGTATTATTCAAACGTAGTTGGATTGTACTGATTTTGAGTATAATAACATCGAATATAGATTCAATTATTGAGATGCGTATTGCTttattatcataaattaataaggtTCTGCCATTCTGGTCAGTTCTAGTTGGTGGCTTTAACTTGAATGTACAACAGCCTAAGATTTAATACGGTAACAAAAAGAAGTGTACTTGTACCTGACCCAAATTAGCAAGAAAAGATTTGTAGTATGATTTATTTTGATGGAACCTTGAACCTTCGAATAAGTAATTAAAGTGAAAAGCTCTATTACGTATGGGTCAATTCATGTTAACatctcaaataaaattttaattagtgatttttttcctaataTCTTGCGGATTGATGTCAAAATGGCTTTcgagtttattttttaaaatatatttattccTAATTCCAAATTTAAGAACATGAAATCAATTCAAATGAGGTTGTACACTTCAAAATTCGTAATAACATCACTAGACGGAAAAAGAGTGATAACtgataagaaaacaacatataATAAGGGATGATAAAGGACAACAACACgatgacaaaaataaacttcATTATTCCAATTAATAATGAAGTACATTTCCAAATAAACAATTACTAAAACTTATACCTAACGGAGAATTAATACTTTATTCTTGaagtttgaacaaaaataaatatactttatTTACTCAAATagtagataaataaaaatcctcTGTTCCTTCCTTCTCCCACAAATCAAACAAGtgactttttatatttatcttattaattCTGTAGTCTCGAGATTCGCTTTTTCTCCTGCTTActtctttttatcatcttctctttgtcggtttgatttggaaaaactttctgcaaaaaaaagagagattcttAAACTTTTTATCTCAAGATCCTTtcaaaaaatctgaaaagagaagatttttaataaaaaagaatggtTGAAACTGGtcaccatcatcaacatccaCCGGCACCGGCTGCAGCCGGTCATCCGCCGGTTCCATCCATGGCGATGGCGCGTAACATGGGAACCACTTGGCCTCCGGCGGAGcaacttcatcatcttcaatatTGCATCCACTCTAACCCTTCTTGGCGttagtctctctctttctgctTATActactttctttatttttgtttcagatgtaaaaaataaaaattataatcttttCAGTCAAAAGTTGTATTAGTTCAgttctgtctctctctctctttatctgcTTTATGTTGTGTCTTAATTTGTTTACCAAAAGATTAGTTTAGATCTCAGTATCTGATTcgattctttatatttttcctctGTGTTGACTATATTTTAGCTTGTGTTGGGGACTAATTAGCTTTAAATCTAATGATAAATGTTGTATAATTGTTCTTGAGACACACTAATTGATTAAGATTAAAATAAACTGTTTCGTTATTACTTGTTTATGTAGTTGGTGAATCCAAAATGCTATAAGAATTGAATCCTTAGCAGTTAAAAGTGTGGGGTTGGGTTTATGCTAACACTGGTCATGGAAAATGAAATGCAATTAGTGTTTTACCATTACAAGAAATGCCATTTTTAAGGGATTTTGTAACAAAAGGATTGTAttattgtttccttttaaGAATTGATTTGTCTCATTTCCATTAACAATGAATCATTTTACAGATGAGACGGTTGTACTGGCTTTCCAGCATTACATCGTTATGCTCGGGACTACTGTTTTGATTGCCAACACACTAGTGTCACCAATGGGTGGAGATCCTGTATgtgatgtttttggtttttggatccGGTTGTCtaatatttatgttattatatgattctgaAATCGACCGTTTGGTATTTTGAACGATAATAGGGTGATAAAGCGCGGGTTATCCAGACTATATTGTTTATGTCGGGCATAAACACGTTGCTACAAACGCTTATCGGGACAAGGCTTCCCACGGTTATGGGAGTATCGTTCGCGTATGTTCTTCCCGTATTGTCTATAATCAGAGATTACAACAATGGTCAATTCGATTCCGAGAAACAGGTTAAAGCTCGTTTTATACTTGCGCGGTACGgttgctatatatatatttttttttttacttgacaAATGCCATTTTCCTTGTAGAGATTCCGACATACTATGAGAACGGTACAAGGATCATTAATCATTTCTTCATTCGTCAACATCATAATCGGATATGGTCAGGCATGGGGGAACTTAATAAGGTAATATAAAAGATCAATATATAACATTACTAGTTTAGAAGCTGATGgaagttttaacatttaatGATTATGGTTTCTTTAATGCAGAATCTTTAGTCCCATCATTGTTGTGCCCGTTGTTTCTGTTGTGAGCCTTGGCCTATTCCTTAGAGGCTTCCCACTGGTAACAATTTCAACTAAAGTATTCAgctttaacaaattttaactCCTTCACTAAGTCATTATGTGATCTCTTCGGATTTTAACAGCTTGCAAACTGTGTGGAAATCGGTCTACCAATGCTGATTCTGTTGATCATCACACAGCAAGTCGggctttttattattttccgCGCTATATATGGTGGTGATTGTTTAGATATGTAATATTAAATCTTGCTACTGTTCATCTTGCAGTATCTTAAACATGCATTCTCAAGGATTTCTATGATTCTTGAAAGATATGCTTTACTTGTTTGCCTGGCTATCATATGGGCTTTTGCTGCTATCCTTACTGTTTCTGGTGCTTATAATAATGTTTCTACcgcaacaaaacaaagttgtCGAACTGATCGTGCCTTTCTTATGTCATCAGCTCCCTGGTAGGTTGATTACTATTTgacttgattcttcttttcttctaagGTCTAAATATCTTTATACTCAGTCACTCAAACTCATCTTTCAGGATTAGAATCCCATATCCATTCCAGTGGGGGACTCCGATATTCAAAGCGAGTCATGTTTTTGGAATGTTTGGTGCTGCAATTGTCGCATCTGCAGAGGTTGTTATTCATCATATTAGTTTCTAGCTTATGTTAAATATTCTTCATGTTACATGCTACAACTTGTTCTTATGTTATGTATATCCTTATTTTCTTTAGTCTACCGGAGTATTTTTCGCTGCATCTAGACTAGCAGGAGCAACAGCGCCTCCAGCACATGTCGTCTCTCGTAGTATCGGTCTACAGGTTTTATTTCCAGACActaagaaagttttttttaatcttttcgTTTTCTGTTCTCTCTGCTAATGTTCCGAATAAGTCTATAAGCTGTTATATTTTCCTTTAAGGGTATTGGTGTGCTCCTTGAAGGAATATTTGGTTCCATTACTGGCAATACCGCGTCCGTGTAAGTTCTAAATATCTCTTGCTATATGTGCTACTATCCTTTCAGAATTTATACAAAGAAACTAGGTATATAATTCATCTTGATGATATATACAGGGAAAATGTCGGTCTCCTTGGCCTCACACGAATAGGGAGTAGACGAGTGGTGCAGGTTTCAACGTTTTTCATGATATTTTTCTCCATATTTGGTTTGTCTTTCAACCCTCTAATCAGTCATCTTGACTAAGTATAGAAAGTAGCCGTTCATGGGTTTTAAATCCGCGTGTTTTCAATGATCTTCAGGAAAATTTGGCGCGTTCTTTGCGTCTATTCCGCTTCCAATCTTTGCAGGCGTATACTGTATACTACTTGGAATCGTTGGTGAGTAGCATTTTGTATATGAACCTACACTACCTGATTTCTTGTAAAAGCCGGGGCTGCTTATGATACTTTTGTTATGTGATTGGCCCAGTTGCTGTTGGAATATCGTTTATACAGTTTACCGACACTAATTCGATGAGAAACATGTACGTCATTGgtgtctctctcttcttaagTCTTTCCATCGCTCAGTACTTTCTTGCCAACACTTCAAGAGCAGGATATGGACCAGTTAGGACAGCAGGAGGATGGGTAAGCCTTTCAAAGAACCATTGTTTGAAACACCATTTTACGGTAGTATAGGGAGTGATATAATATTTCTACTATatagtgtttctttttcttaaatgtgATGTCGCGGTGAATTGTGGTGCAGTTCAACGATATACTTAATACGATATTTGCTTCGGCTCCGTTGGTGGCGACCATTCTTGCGACCATACTAGATAACACGTTGGAAGCAAGACATGCAAGTGACGACGCAAGAGGAATCCCGTGGTGGAAGCCCTTCCAGCACAGGAACGGAGACGGCAGGAACGATGAGTTCTATAGTATGCCCCTTAGAATCAACGAGTTAATGCCGACACGGTTCCTTTGAAGACTGCCCCTGAACGTTTCTTCTGTATTTGGAAATGTAAGATATGATTATGTGCATACCTTGTAGCTTCATTGGGGAAAAATTGAGTCCAGTGGATACAAATGAACATAGGCCTTTGATGGAAAAAGCTATTTTTTTGCAAACTATATAACTTGTGTTACTAGATTACTTTGCCTTTCATATCATTAGCATACCTTTTGAACAAGTGCTTTATACCACATatacaaacaatttttgttctttcattgtttcttaGAGCAGCTCCAATGCAAGGTTCTCTCACTATATTTGTGGAGTTCTCtgattttttgataaaaaaaataaatgaaaactaaactaaaagaagagaatcgatTCTCTGTAGAGAGTTTATGGAGGCTGAGAGAGCCTCACACGTGGCAAGCTATGATTGGTAGAAATTTATAACAGaacatagaaaaataaaaatggacgCTggagagtttttttctttctctccgtCAAatctatttctcttcttcgcGATACAGTTGCTCTGAGGCGAAATGCAAATTCCGGTGGAGTCGAGTCTCCGACATATCTGTTTGGGTCGCTATAGCACCGTCGAATGAACGAAGGAGAATCGATGGAGGAGTAAAATCTTTCCGATTTGGAGTGAAGTCGATCAAGGAAGCTCCAAAATCTTTCCAAGGTATGAATCAAGCCATTTCTGAATTTAGTCTTAGATTGTTTGGAGGCTCTCTGAAGCATTGATTTTATGAGCTATCTGTTTGTGTTATTCTGTATCTAAGTATACAAGCACATGCATGACAATCACAATCCATTAGACATTAAGAACTTTTATTCTGTTAGTGAGTTACTCGACAAAAGATTGTGCAGAATATCCGCAAAGCTGTGGCAATGTTGAAGAACATTGTTGTACAATTGGAGACAAATAAAAGGTACTATGT
It encodes the following:
- the PDE135 gene encoding Xanthine/uracil permease family protein (pigment defective embryo 135 (PDE135); FUNCTIONS IN: transmembrane transporter activity; INVOLVED IN: transport, transmembrane transport; LOCATED IN: plasma membrane, membrane; EXPRESSED IN: 22 plant structures; EXPRESSED DURING: 13 growth stages; CONTAINS InterPro DOMAIN/s: Xanthine/uracil/vitamin C permease (InterPro:IPR006043); BEST Arabidopsis thaliana protein match is: Xanthine/uracil permease family protein (TAIR:AT2G34190.1); Has 9126 Blast hits to 9110 proteins in 1899 species: Archae - 65; Bacteria - 7470; Metazoa - 356; Fungi - 126; Plants - 439; Viruses - 1; Other Eukaryotes - 669 (source: NCBI BLink).); protein product: MVETGHHHQHPPAPAAAGHPPVPSMAMARNMGTTWPPAEQLHHLQYCIHSNPSWHETVVLAFQHYIVMLGTTVLIANTLVSPMGGDPGDKARVIQTILFMSGINTLLQTLIGTRLPTVMGVSFAYVLPVLSIIRDYNNGQFDSEKQRFRHTMRTVQGSLIISSFVNIIIGYGQAWGNLIRIFSPIIVVPVVSVVSLGLFLRGFPLLANCVEIGLPMLILLIITQQYLKHAFSRISMILERYALLVCLAIIWAFAAILTVSGAYNNVSTATKQSCRTDRAFLMSSAPWIRIPYPFQWGTPIFKASHVFGMFGAAIVASAESTGVFFAASRLAGATAPPAHVVSRSIGLQGIGVLLEGIFGSITGNTASVENVGLLGLTRIGSRRVVQVSTFFMIFFSIFGKFGAFFASIPLPIFAGVYCILLGIVVAVGISFIQFTDTNSMRNMYVIGVSLFLSLSIAQYFLANTSRAGYGPVRTAGGWFNDILNTIFASAPLVATILATILDNTLEARHASDDARGIPWWKPFQHRNGDGRNDEFYSMPLRINELMPTRFL
- the PDE135 gene encoding Xanthine/uracil permease family protein, with protein sequence MVETGHHHQHPPAPAAAGHPPVPSMAMARNMGTTWPPAEQLHHLQYCIHSNPSWHETVVLAFQHYIVMLGTTVLIANTLVSPMGGDPGDKARVIQTILFMSGINTLLQTLIGTRLPTVMGVSFAYVLPVLSIIRDYNNGQFDSEKQRFRHTMRTVQGSLIISSFVNIIIGYGQAWGNLIRIFSPIIVVPVVSVVSLGLFLRGFPLLANCVEIGLPMLILLIITQQYLKHAFSRISMILERYALLVCLAIIWAFAAILTVSGAYNNVSTATKQSCRTDRAFLMSSAPWIRIPYPFQWGTPIFKASHVFGMFGAAIVASAESTGVFFAASRLAGATAPPAHVVSRSIGLQGIGVLLEGIFGSITGNTASVENVGLLGLTRIGSRRVVQVSTFFMIFFSIFGLSFNPLISHLD